From the Verrucomicrobiota bacterium genome, the window GCGAGCCCGTCGCGTTCTGGGGGCTCAAGTTCAACCTCGCCACGGGCGCGCTGGTGTCCTCGGCCGTGCTGTTCTTCGTCCCGCTCACGCTGCTCGCGACCACCGGGCCGTTCCTCGTGCGCGTGCTCACGCAGTCCGTGAACGTCGTCGGCAGGCAGATGGGAACGCTCTCCGCGGTCAGCACGCTGGGCAGCGTCGCGGGCACGGTGCTTGCCGGCTACGTGCTCATCCCGTTCCTGCCGAATTCGCAAACCATGTTTCTCGCGGCCGCGGGGTTGTTCGGAGTGGCGGGCGGATACATCTTCGGATGGGGCCGGCGGGCGCAGAGCCCGGTGGCGGCCGCCGTGGGCATCATCGGCGGCGGACTCGTGGGCTGGGCCGGCATCGCGCAGGACGCGCGCGGGAACTTCGCGGAAGGCCGGCAGATTCACCGCAGCAACTCGAATTTCGGGCAGTTGCAGGTCATCGAGGCCCGCGGCGGCACGGTGCGCTACTACCTGAACGACTACCTCACGCAGAACGGCTACGACCCCGTCGCGAAGCAGAGCGTCAACCTCTTCACCTACATGCTTCACGGCCTCGGCCGCGCCTACACCGAGCGCTCCGACGACGTGCTCTGCATCGGGCTCGGCATCGGCATCGCGCCGATGCAGTTCGCGCGCGACGGCGCCCGGGTGGACGTCGTGGAGATCAACCCCGCCATCGTTCCCGTGGCGGAGAAGTTCTTCGACCTCGAACCGGCGAAGCTCAACATCCACATCGGCGACGGGCGCGCCTTCCTCAATCGCGCCACCCGGAAGTATGATGCCGTGATCCTCGACGCCTTCCTCGGCGACTCCACCCCCGCGCACCTCATGTCACGCGAGGCCTTCGACTCGATGCGCCGCGTGCTCAAGCCCGGCGGCGCCCTCGTGATGAACTCCTTCGGCGACCTTGCGGCGGGGAACGACTACTTCGCGGCGTCGCTCGACAAGACGCTCAAGTCCGTCTTCAAGAGCGTGCGCATCCACGCGGACGGCTGGGGCAACACGTTCTTCGTGGCGAGCGACCGGCCCGACCTCACGTTCGCGCGGCAGCCCGAGTTCACCGGCATCCACCACACCTGCCTCTCGCGCGTGCAGGACACGTATCTGGCCGTGCGCGAACTCTTCTCGACGAACGGCATCGTGCTGACCGACGACTTCAACCCCGTGGAATTCCACGACGCCAAAGGCCGCGAATCCATGCGCCGGCGCCTCGCGATGTCGATGCGGCGGGTTTCGCCATAGGCGCCAGCGGGTTGACACAACCGCGCGCCCTCCGGCCTTGCGTTTGCCGCCGCGACCAGCGATGAACGTCCCGCGCGAAGCCAGCCTCGCGGGGATGGGCTTCGCGACACACGAAGCACGTCCTCCTCGCCCTCCACTTCATGAGCACACCCCTTCCCCTCATGCTCGGCGCCCGGCAGAACTTCGAGCGCACGCCGCCGGTGGACGTCCCCGCGACGCTGCGGCGCGAACTCGCCACCGTCCTCCCGCGCGTCAAACCCGGCGCGCGCATCGCGGTCGCCGTCGGCAGCCGTGGCATCGCACGCCTTCCGGAGATCGTCGCGGAAGTGGTTCGCGTCCTCCGCGACGCCGGCGCGCAGCCCTTCCTCATGCCTGCGATGGGCAGCCACGGCGGCGCGACGCCCGAGGGACAGGAGGGCATCCTCGCCGAATACGGCGTGACCGCGGCCACGTGCGGCGCGCCCGTGCGGCCTTCATTGGAAGTGAGGCAGGTTGGTTCCACGCCCGACGGCGCGCCCGTGTGGTGCAGCACCGTGGCGCTCGGCGCGGACGGCATCATCATCGTCAACCGCGTCAAGCCGCACACGGACTTCGGCGGCAGCTTCGGCAGCGGGATCATGAAGATGGCCGTCATCGGCCTCGGCAAGATCACCGGCGCCACCGCGTGCCACGCGGCCGCCTCGCGGCTCGGGCTCGCGCACGTGATCCGTTCCATGGCGCGGGTGATCCTCGCCGAGGCGCCGGTCCTCTGCGGCGTGGCGATCGTCGAAAACCCGTTCCACGAAGTCGCGCGCCTCGCCGTGCTGCCGCGCGAAGACATCGAGCGCCGCGAGGAGGAAATCTTCGTCGAGGCCAGACGCCTCATGCCGCTGCTGCCGTTCGCGGACCTCGACCTGCTCATCGTGGACCGCATCGGCAAGAACATCAGCGGCGCGGGCATGGACCCGAACGTGATCGGACGCGGCGTGCAGGGCTATTCGTCGTCGCTCGGGCGCGTCGAGGCGGGGCCGCCCGTGATCCGGCGCATCTTCGTGCGCGACCTCACCCACGAGACGCAGGGGAACGCCATCGGCCTCGGCCTCGCGGACCTCACCACGACGCGCGCCGCGCTCGCGGTCAACAAGCGCGTCACCTACCTCAATTCCCTCACGTCGCTCACGCCCCACGCGGCGAAGATCCCAATCCACTTCGACACCGACCGCGAATGCATCGAGCGCGCGCTGGCTTCGCTCGCGCGGGAGGACACCGCCGGGGCGCGCGTCGTCCGCATCGCGGACACGCTCTCGCTCGCGACGATGGAAGTGAGCGAGGCGCTCGCGCCAGCCGTGAAGACCGACGCGCGGCTCACGCAGACTCACGGCGCGGTCGCGATGGACTTCGACGGCGCGGGGAACCTGAAGCCGCTGCGGGAGTGAAGCGCGGCCGCCGCCGCAACCTGCATCAAATCCTCACCTTGAACTGCTCGCCGCGCCTGAGCGAGAGGGCGAAGCCGGCCATGAGCTCGGGGATTTGCTCGAGGTCGCGCAGGTTCACCAGCTCGACGGGCGAGTGCATGTAGCGGTTGGGCAGGCTGATGAGCCCGCAGGGGATGCCGCCGCGGGTCCAGAAGATCACGTCGGTGTCCGTCCCGCTCGTGGCGGATTGCGCCTCGTGCTGGACCTTGATGTTTTTCTTCACCGCGACTTCCTCGATGCGCTCGACGACGTCGGGATGGTTCGCCGGGCCGTGCGTGAGCGTGGGACCGCCGCCGAGCGTGATGTCGCCGTGCATCTGCTTGTTCACGGCCGGGTAATCGGTCGCGTGGGTCACGTCCACCACGAGCGCGGCGTCGGGCTTGAGCGAATAGGCAATCTGCCGCGCGCCGAGGAGGCCGACTTCCTCCATGATGTTCGACACGGCGCAGATCTCGGCCTTGAGCTTCTTGCGGTCGGGATGCAGCAGGCGCAGCGTCTCGGCCACGGCGAAGGTGCCGATGCGGTTGTCGAACGCGCGCGCGACCGCCACGTCGCCGCGCAACAACTCGAAGCTGTCGTCGAGGGTGATGGGGTCGCCGACGCGGACGAGCTTCTGCGCCTCGGCGCGCGTCGAGACGCCGATGTCAATGAAGAGCTCGTGCAGTTCGGGGACCTTGCGCTCTCTTTCGAGCTTGGTGAGGTGCGGCGGGACGTTGCCGACGACGCCCTTGACGGGGCCGTTGCGGCTGTGGATGACGACGCGCTGCGCGCGGGTGATGGCGGGGTCGATCCCGCCGAGCTTGCGCACGTAGATGAAGCCGTCGGGATTGACGAAGTTGACCGTCATCGCGATTTCGTCCGCGTGCGCGGCGAGCATGAGCCGTGGCGAGCCGCCCTTGTTGAGCACGGCGACGGTGTTGCCGTGGGCGTCGGAGAAGGTCTCGTCGGCGTAATGGCGCGCGTAGTCGAGCCAGACGCGCTGGCCGCGGGCCTCGTGTCCGGGCGGGCTGGGGGTGTTGACGAGGCGCTGCAGGAAGTGAAGGGAGGCGATGCGCATGGGGCACTATGCGCGGGCCGGGCGCGGAGATTGAAGCGCAAACTGGACGCGCCGGACGCGTCCGCGCCCGGTCACGGGAACAACCCGCGCGTCTTTTTCGCCTCGTGCACGCGGCTGATGCCGATGCTCAACGCGGCCTGGCGCATGGTGAGCTTCTGCTTGCGGCTCATCGTGAGCGTCTGCATGAACGACGCCTCGAGAATGCGGAACAACTTGTCCATCACCTCGGTCTCGGTCCAGAAGAAGCTCTGCAAGTCCTGCACCCACTCGAAGTAGGAGACGATCACGCCGCCGGCGTTGCAGAGGATGTCCGGGATGATGAAGACCTCCGGCCGCTGGTCGAGGATCAGGTCGGCGTCGGGCGTGGTCGGCCCGTTGGCCGCCTCGGCGAGGACGCGGCATTGGATTTTCGCCGCGTTCTGCCCGGTGATCTGCCGCTCGAGCGCCGCGGGCACAAGGATGTCGCACGGCGTGAGCAGCAACTGTTCATTGGTGACCGGTTCCGACCCGGGAAATCCTGTCACTGTCCGGTGCTTCGCGACGTGGCGGTCGAGTTCCCACAAGTCGAGGCCGCGCCGGTTGAGGATGCCACCCTGCACGTCGCTGACGGCGATGACCTTCACGCCGAATTTCGCGAGTGAGAACGCCGCGATGGCGCCGACATTGCCGTAGCCTTGCACAACGGCGGTCGCGTGGGGCGCGTGCAAGCCGATGGTGTCGAGCGCGCGATTGATGAGGTAGCCGACGCCGCGCCCCGTGGCCTCGCGCCGGCCCAATGAGCCGCCGATGCCGACAGGCTTGCCCGTCACGATGCCCGGCGTGGCGCAGCCCATGTGGACGGAATACGTGTCCATCATCCACGCCATCGTTTGTTCGTTGGTGCCGAGGTCGGGCGCCATCACGTCCATCTGCGGGCCGATGAAGGGAATCATCTCCTGTGTGTAGCGGCGCGTGACGCGCTCGAGCTCGGTAAGCGAAAGCTTGTGCGGGTCGCACGCGACGCCGCCCTTCGCGCCGCCGTAAGGCAGCCCGGCAAGCGCGCATTTCCAGCTCATCCACATCGCGAGCGCGGCGACTTCGCCCAACTCCACTTCGGGATGATACCGCAAGCCGCCCTTGGTCGGCCCGAGCGCAAGGTGATGCTGCACGCGGTGCCCGGTGAAGACGCGCGTCGAGCCGTCATCCATGTGGACGGGCAGCGAGACGGTCATCGCGCGCTTCGGCAGCTTGAGCCGGTCACGGTCGTCGCGCGGGATGTTCATCCGGTCGGCGACGAGGTCAAACTGCCGGCAGGCCATTTCGAACGTGGGATGTCCGTAGACGTGCATCGCGGCGGATTAGACCCGCGGGGCGCGCCAAAGTCGAGCCGCGGCCCGCGGGCGTGCAACAAACCGCTTGCCACCGGGGCGGGCTTCTTTAGTATGCACACGTATTAAATGAACCCGACCGCCATCGAACATCATCTCGGCCTGGTCCTGCTCCAGTGGATGGTCATCATGGCCGCCGCCTGGTTCTTCGGCCGCGCGGGGCAGCGGCTCGGGCAGCCGCTCGCGGTGGGTGAAATCTTTGCGGGCATCGTTCTCGGGCCGTCGTTGCTCGGGCTCGTGTGGCCTTCGATTCACGGGGCCCTCTTTCCCGGACAGCCGTTCTTCGCGCTGTTCCCGGACGAGACGCAGCAGTCGCTTCAACTGCTCGGCAAGCTCGGCCTCATCCTGCTGCTATTCCAGGTCGGCATGGAGTTCGATTACGGCCACCTGGCGTCGCGCTCGCGCGCGGTGCTGGCGGTGTCGGCGGCGGGCATCGTCGCGCCGGTCGCGGGCGGGCTGCTCATCGGCCCGTGGCTGCACCGGAACTTCGCGCCGGAGACGCCGTTCGCCGGGTTTCAGATGTTCGTCTGCATCGCGCTCTCGATCACGGCGCTGCCGATCATGGGGCGCATCCTGCTCGAAATGCGGCTCGAGCGCACCGCGCTCGGCGCGCTGGGCATCAGTTCGGCGGCGATTGACGACGTTGTGGGCTGGGTCGGGCTGGCGGTGATCTCGGCGCTGGCGAAATCGCAGTTCGAGTGGATGCCGTTCCTCGGGCAGGTCGCCGGGGTGCTCGTGTTCTTCGGCGGGCTGATGACGCTCGTCGGGCCATGGCTGCGCGGGCGGTGGCAGAAGAGCCGGGGATTCGCCGAGGGCCGCCTCGGGCCGGGGTTCATGACCGTGCTGCTGACGGTGCTGTTCACGTGCTGCCTGATAACGAACAAGCTCGGCATCTTCTCGATCTTCGGCGCATTCCTGCTCGGCGTGGCGCTGCATCAGGACACGTCGCTCGTGAAGGCCTGGCGCGAGAAGTTCGCCGACTTCGTGCTCGTGGCGCTGGTGCCGATCTTCTTCACGAACACGGGGCTGCGCACCGAGATCGGCTCGCTGAACACGGGCACGGCGTGGCTCGGCGCGGTGGTCGTGCTCGTGGTGGCGACGGCGGGCAAATTCGGCGGTTGCTGGGCCGCGGCGCGGTTCACGGGTCAGCCGCAGCGGGAGTCGCTGTGCGTCGCGGCCCTGATGAACACGCGCGCGTTGATGGCGCTCGTGGCCATCAACATCGGCTTCGAGCTCAAGCTGCTGCCTCGGGAACTCTTCACGATGTTCGTGCTGATGGCGCTGCTCACGACGGCGATGACGGGGCCGATGTTGCGCGCGTGGCTGCCGGAGGATTTGAAGAAGCTGGTGCCGCGGGTCGGAGGGTGAGTCGCAGGTTGGGAGAATCGGGACGCACCGCACCGCGCACTCGTCGCTTCCCTTGCCCTGCCTACTTCTTCTTCCGAAACTGCTCGCCCAAGTCGCGCAAGATGTCGCTCACCCCGTCCACCTTCCGGCCCTTCGTCAGGCTCTCGCCGTCGTGGGTGAAGTTCAGATAGGCGAGGCACATCTCGTCGTTGGTCTGCTCGCCCCAGCGGATGGGGCGCGGCGGGTTGTTTGGGTTGTTCGGATTGCCGGTCGAGTTGTCGTAATGCGCCTCCATGTGGATTCGTGAACCGCGCGGGAGTTTCACCGGGTCCGCGAAGGCGTAGGTCATCTGCCAGTTGAAATCCCACTTCGGCACGTGCACGAGCGGGATTTCCCTGCCGTCGGGCAGCGTCGCCGAAACCTTCATCTCGCGGCCGACGAGGTGCATGTGCGGCATGACGCTGTGCAGCGTCGAGTCCGTCGGCACCGGGATGGTGCTGCGCGTGACGTAATCGGGGTCGCCGGCGGGGATGCTCAGCCGTGCGACGAGCGGGAACGTGTGCCAGCGCTGGTCCACCCGGCCCTTCACGAAGTGCAGGCCGATCTTCGTGCGGTCGGTCTCGGGCTTGCCGCTTTTGTTGTAGTGGACTTGCAGCACGATGTCCGCGTTCTTCGGCAACAGCCGGCCGACACCGGCGGGCGCGAGCCGTGCGTCGTTGCCGGGCGCCCAGCCGCCGATTTGCGAGCCGCGGAACCCGATGCCGCCGCCGCCGCGCCCGTAACCGGGACCGGGGTCGCGCGCGTCAAGCTCGCGTGCCTGCCCGCTGGTGTCGTAGTGGACGATCACGTGATGCACGACGCTGCGATTGCCGGGATGCACTTCGACGGCCGCAAGCCAGCGGTCGTCGGTGAGCCTGGTCGGAATCACAAAGTTGCGATACACGTCACGCCCCTCGGCGGCGATGGAGTAGGCCTCGGGCATCTCCAGGACGAGGTCGGGCGTGCCGAGTTTCCAGCCGGACGCGAACTTCGGCAGCGGCGGCAGGTCTGACACGTTTCCTTCGCGCGCGCCCTCGGCGGCCCATTGCTTGAACATGCCCACCTGTTCCGCGGTCAGCACGCGCTCATCGTGATAGCGCTGCACGGGCGCCGCTTTCCACGGCGGCATCGTGCCCTTCTCAATCACGGAGGCGATGGTCTTGGTGCGCTTGGCGACGTCCTGAAAACTCGTGAGTGTGAACGGCCCGACTTCGCCGGCGCGATGGCACTCGGCGCAGTTCTTCCAGACGATGGGCGCGATGTCCTTGGTGAACGTCAGCGTGTTCACGGGGCGCGGCGTGTAGACGGCCGCGGCGGGCTTCGCCGGCGAAGGCTTGTCGTTCGAGCCGGCCGTCGCGGAAACGGCGATGAAGCACGTGAGCGTGGCGGCGGGGAGCAGGGTTTGCAGGTTCATGGCTTGGCGGGTTGTCTATCAGATGGCGCGGTGGAAATAAAGCAGCCAATGGCTTTGGGAAATGGCGTCGCGACGGGCTTGCCGGTGAGCACGGCGTCGAGCGCATCGCG encodes:
- a CDS encoding Glu/Leu/Phe/Val dehydrogenase, which codes for MHVYGHPTFEMACRQFDLVADRMNIPRDDRDRLKLPKRAMTVSLPVHMDDGSTRVFTGHRVQHHLALGPTKGGLRYHPEVELGEVAALAMWMSWKCALAGLPYGGAKGGVACDPHKLSLTELERVTRRYTQEMIPFIGPQMDVMAPDLGTNEQTMAWMMDTYSVHMGCATPGIVTGKPVGIGGSLGRREATGRGVGYLINRALDTIGLHAPHATAVVQGYGNVGAIAAFSLAKFGVKVIAVSDVQGGILNRRGLDLWELDRHVAKHRTVTGFPGSEPVTNEQLLLTPCDILVPAALERQITGQNAAKIQCRVLAEAANGPTTPDADLILDQRPEVFIIPDILCNAGGVIVSYFEWVQDLQSFFWTETEVMDKLFRILEASFMQTLTMSRKQKLTMRQAALSIGISRVHEAKKTRGLFP
- a CDS encoding methyltransferase domain-containing protein, giving the protein MQKKPAPPAAGPELSAGLRRYLYATAALTGATILVVEILGAKMLSPYVGTSHFVWTAQIAVTLVSLAVGYWFGGRLVDRNSKLGRLYTCILLAGVYLCLSVFICEPVAFWGLKFNLATGALVSSAVLFFVPLTLLATTGPFLVRVLTQSVNVVGRQMGTLSAVSTLGSVAGTVLAGYVLIPFLPNSQTMFLAAAGLFGVAGGYIFGWGRRAQSPVAAAVGIIGGGLVGWAGIAQDARGNFAEGRQIHRSNSNFGQLQVIEARGGTVRYYLNDYLTQNGYDPVAKQSVNLFTYMLHGLGRAYTERSDDVLCIGLGIGIAPMQFARDGARVDVVEINPAIVPVAEKFFDLEPAKLNIHIGDGRAFLNRATRKYDAVILDAFLGDSTPAHLMSREAFDSMRRVLKPGGALVMNSFGDLAAGNDYFAASLDKTLKSVFKSVRIHADGWGNTFFVASDRPDLTFARQPEFTGIHHTCLSRVQDTYLAVRELFSTNGIVLTDDFNPVEFHDAKGRESMRRRLAMSMRRVSP
- a CDS encoding M42 family metallopeptidase encodes the protein MRIASLHFLQRLVNTPSPPGHEARGQRVWLDYARHYADETFSDAHGNTVAVLNKGGSPRLMLAAHADEIAMTVNFVNPDGFIYVRKLGGIDPAITRAQRVVIHSRNGPVKGVVGNVPPHLTKLERERKVPELHELFIDIGVSTRAEAQKLVRVGDPITLDDSFELLRGDVAVARAFDNRIGTFAVAETLRLLHPDRKKLKAEICAVSNIMEEVGLLGARQIAYSLKPDAALVVDVTHATDYPAVNKQMHGDITLGGGPTLTHGPANHPDVVERIEEVAVKKNIKVQHEAQSATSGTDTDVIFWTRGGIPCGLISLPNRYMHSPVELVNLRDLEQIPELMAGFALSLRRGEQFKVRI
- a CDS encoding DUF2088 domain-containing protein gives rise to the protein MSTPLPLMLGARQNFERTPPVDVPATLRRELATVLPRVKPGARIAVAVGSRGIARLPEIVAEVVRVLRDAGAQPFLMPAMGSHGGATPEGQEGILAEYGVTAATCGAPVRPSLEVRQVGSTPDGAPVWCSTVALGADGIIIVNRVKPHTDFGGSFGSGIMKMAVIGLGKITGATACHAAASRLGLAHVIRSMARVILAEAPVLCGVAIVENPFHEVARLAVLPREDIERREEEIFVEARRLMPLLPFADLDLLIVDRIGKNISGAGMDPNVIGRGVQGYSSSLGRVEAGPPVIRRIFVRDLTHETQGNAIGLGLADLTTTRAALAVNKRVTYLNSLTSLTPHAAKIPIHFDTDRECIERALASLAREDTAGARVVRIADTLSLATMEVSEALAPAVKTDARLTQTHGAVAMDFDGAGNLKPLRE
- a CDS encoding sodium:proton antiporter; protein product: MNPTAIEHHLGLVLLQWMVIMAAAWFFGRAGQRLGQPLAVGEIFAGIVLGPSLLGLVWPSIHGALFPGQPFFALFPDETQQSLQLLGKLGLILLLFQVGMEFDYGHLASRSRAVLAVSAAGIVAPVAGGLLIGPWLHRNFAPETPFAGFQMFVCIALSITALPIMGRILLEMRLERTALGALGISSAAIDDVVGWVGLAVISALAKSQFEWMPFLGQVAGVLVFFGGLMTLVGPWLRGRWQKSRGFAEGRLGPGFMTVLLTVLFTCCLITNKLGIFSIFGAFLLGVALHQDTSLVKAWREKFADFVLVALVPIFFTNTGLRTEIGSLNTGTAWLGAVVVLVVATAGKFGGCWAAARFTGQPQRESLCVAALMNTRALMALVAINIGFELKLLPRELFTMFVLMALLTTAMTGPMLRAWLPEDLKKLVPRVGG
- a CDS encoding ascorbate-dependent monooxygenase: MNLQTLLPAATLTCFIAVSATAGSNDKPSPAKPAAAVYTPRPVNTLTFTKDIAPIVWKNCAECHRAGEVGPFTLTSFQDVAKRTKTIASVIEKGTMPPWKAAPVQRYHDERVLTAEQVGMFKQWAAEGAREGNVSDLPPLPKFASGWKLGTPDLVLEMPEAYSIAAEGRDVYRNFVIPTRLTDDRWLAAVEVHPGNRSVVHHVIVHYDTSGQARELDARDPGPGYGRGGGGIGFRGSQIGGWAPGNDARLAPAGVGRLLPKNADIVLQVHYNKSGKPETDRTKIGLHFVKGRVDQRWHTFPLVARLSIPAGDPDYVTRSTIPVPTDSTLHSVMPHMHLVGREMKVSATLPDGREIPLVHVPKWDFNWQMTYAFADPVKLPRGSRIHMEAHYDNSTGNPNNPNNPPRPIRWGEQTNDEMCLAYLNFTHDGESLTKGRKVDGVSDILRDLGEQFRKKK